One part of the Paroedura picta isolate Pp20150507F chromosome 5, Ppicta_v3.0, whole genome shotgun sequence genome encodes these proteins:
- the C5H12orf60 gene encoding uncharacterized protein C12orf60 homolog, which yields MMSMFGAEKDKQRLCNASRTLYDCVYIFVSSTNTMFRMLNQYLGTEFPNVIVRENLGIKENLQLLVSALKDMQETVELKDKDVQQCVSGPLYAQILQPVSPMDKKVKLVKEIYGLYQGSFATICGPIAIILLKNNNLSEKLQTALKLLANSPVMSLRVGELLMTDEELAKALPETSTSSSPAGGKAGGKSGGKARLQSMPSIAYSLTSFVRAVLQGQTPKNSLEMAADCLENAVKVLKPACEDFQSVVKRAEEYITLIIDKLQ from the coding sequence ATGATGTCCATGTTTGGTGCTGAGAAAGATAAGCAACGGCTATGCAATGCTAGCCGTACTCTGTATGACTGTGTCTACATCTTTGTCTCTTCCACCAACACCATGTTCCGAATGCTCAACCAGTACCTTGGAACTGAATTTCCCAATGTTATTGTGAGGGAAAACCTCGGCATCAAGGAGAACCTTCAGCTTCTGGTGAGTGCTCTGAAAGACATGCAAGAGACAGTAGAGTTGAAAGACAAGGACGTCCAGCAATGTGTCAGTGGCCCGTTGTACGCTCAGATACTTCAACCTGTATCACCCATGGATAAAAAAGTCAAACTTGTGAAGGAAATTTATGGCCTTTATCAGGGATCTTTTGCAACGATCTGTGGTCCCATTGCTATAATCCTACTGAAAAATAATAATCTCTCTGAAAAACTGCAGACTGCATTGAAGTTATTAGCGAATTCACCTGTGATGTCTCTGCGAGTGGGTGAACTTCTCATGACCGATGAAGAACTTGCAAAAGCCCTTCCAGAAACTAGCACTTCATCCTCTCCTGCTGGAGGGAAGGCTGGAGGGAAGTCTGGAGGGAAGGCTCGCCTTCAGTCTATGCCTTCAATAGCTTACTCACTTACCAGCTTTGTAAGGGCAGTTCTCCAGGGGCAGACACCCAAgaacagccttgaaatggctgcagATTGCCTGGAAAATGCTGTTAAGGTATTGAAGCCAGCTTGTGAAGATTTCCAAAGTGTTGTTAAGAGGGCCGAAGAGTACATCACACTGATCATCGACAAATTGCAATGA
- the SMCO3 gene encoding single-pass membrane and coiled-coil domain-containing protein 3, translating into MKLSDLLYPNNPKRRQDVIDLHQQLLACMQLNFKATNELIGALNAHLEAKIIHIKMKEGGTIKENCDIIIQAMCDIQQTLVNFDKEIKEKLEPVMYQKLYDIKQPELEKIATAHKIVSIVLGEATATAGAVVVKLIGSNIIKVMVNKLAALLSQIGLSILGGIGISVLGLGIEIILHAILGAVERDHLLACIQSYEQHLAEFKDASETYQCAINEVSALVKDKVE; encoded by the coding sequence ATGAAATTAAGTGATCTCCTCTATCCAAACAACCCAAAGAGACGCCAGGATGTCATTGACCTGCATCAGCAACTGCTCGCTTGCATGCAACTCAATTTTAAGGCAACCAATGAACTGATTGGAGCACTGAATGCACATCTGGAGGCCAAGATAATTCACATTAAAATGAAAGAGGGAGGTACCATCAAAGAGAACTGCGACATTATTATACAAGCCATGTGTGATATTCAGCAAACGTTGGTGAATTTTGACAAAGAAATTAAGGAAAAGCTAGAACCAGTAATGTATCAAAAGCTTTATGATATTAAACAGCCTGAGCTGGAAAAAATTGCCACAGCTCATAAAATTGTTTCTATTGTTCTTGGAGAGGCTACTGCTACTGCAGGGGCAGTAGTGGTAAAATTAATAGGTTCAAATATTATAAAGGTTATGGTTAACAAACTAGCTGCGCTGCTTTCTCAGATCGGGCTATCGATCCTTGGGGGCATTGGCATTAGTGTTCTGGGGCTTGGCATTGAAATCATTCTTCATGCCATCTTGGGAGCAGTGGAAAGAGATCACCTTCTGGCATGTATTCAGAGCTATGAGCAACATCTGGCGGAATTTAAGGATGCCTCGGAGACATATCAGTGTGCTATCAATGAAGTAAGCGCACTGGTGAAAGACAAAGTGGAGTaa